Proteins found in one Acinetobacter sp. XH1741 genomic segment:
- the blaOXA gene encoding class D beta-lactamase: MNTKALLLVTSTLFISACSPYIVTAHPNNNALKSDEKAEKIKNIFNEAHTAGVLVIQKDQTQQSYGNDLTRASTEYIPASTFKMLNALIGLEHHKVTTTEIFKWDGKKRLFPEWEKDMTLGDAMKASAIPVYQDLARRIGLKLMSNEVKRVGYGNANIGTQVDNFWLVGPLKITPQQEAQFAYKLAHKTLPFSQNVQEQVQSMLFIEEKNGNKIYAKSGWGFDVNPQVGWLTGWVVQPQGNIVAFSLNLEMKKGMPGSVRKEVAYKSLEQLGIL; encoded by the coding sequence ATGAACACTAAAGCACTTTTACTGGTAACAAGCACTCTTTTTATTTCAGCCTGCTCACCTTATATCGTCACCGCTCATCCAAACAATAATGCTTTAAAATCTGACGAGAAAGCAGAGAAAATTAAAAATATATTTAATGAAGCGCACACTGCTGGTGTTTTAGTTATTCAAAAAGATCAAACACAGCAAAGCTACGGAAACGATCTCACTCGAGCTTCGACAGAATACATACCTGCTTCAACTTTTAAGATGCTTAATGCTTTAATCGGCCTCGAACATCATAAAGTAACTACCACAGAAATATTCAAATGGGATGGAAAAAAGCGACTCTTTCCTGAATGGGAAAAGGACATGACGCTCGGCGATGCCATGAAGGCTTCCGCTATTCCGGTTTATCAGGATTTAGCTCGTCGTATTGGTCTTAAGCTCATGTCTAATGAAGTAAAGCGTGTAGGATATGGCAATGCAAACATTGGCACACAAGTCGATAATTTTTGGCTTGTCGGTCCTTTAAAAATTACTCCTCAGCAAGAAGCACAATTTGCCTATAAATTAGCTCATAAAACCCTTCCATTTAGTCAAAATGTACAAGAGCAAGTTCAATCAATGCTATTTATAGAAGAAAAGAACGGAAATAAAATTTATGCAAAAAGTGGCTGGGGTTTTGATGTAAATCCTCAAGTAGGATGGCTAACCGGATGGGTCGTTCAACCTCAAGGAAATATTGTAGCGTTCTCACTTAACTTAGAAATGAAAAAAGGAATGCCGGGCTCGGTTCGAAAAGAAGTTGCTTATAAAAGCTTAGAACAATTAGGTATTTTATAA
- a CDS encoding N-acetyltransferase family protein, whose product MTYSLDSKFRLIDCNEAEHAAAILEILNEAIINSTALYDYVPRPLESMKTWFSVKREKGFPVIGILDESGKLLGFASWGTFRAFPAYKYTVEHSIYIHHEHRGCGLSKVLMQALIQRAQEAELHVLIGCIDATNQASIGLHEKMGFTHVGTFKQVGFKFGQWLDAAFYQLNLNTPFEPVDG is encoded by the coding sequence ATGACCTATTCCCTCGATTCTAAATTTCGTCTAATTGATTGTAATGAAGCAGAACATGCGGCAGCTATATTAGAGATTTTGAATGAAGCTATTATTAACTCTACAGCATTGTATGACTATGTACCGCGTCCACTTGAGTCAATGAAAACTTGGTTTTCTGTAAAAAGAGAAAAGGGCTTTCCTGTGATTGGTATTTTGGATGAGTCAGGTAAATTATTGGGCTTTGCAAGTTGGGGAACATTTAGAGCTTTTCCTGCTTATAAATATACAGTTGAGCACAGTATTTATATTCATCATGAACATCGTGGTTGTGGTTTAAGTAAAGTTTTAATGCAAGCATTAATTCAACGGGCTCAAGAAGCTGAGCTTCATGTATTGATTGGTTGTATAGATGCGACTAATCAAGCCAGTATTGGTCTTCATGAAAAAATGGGATTCACTCATGTTGGGACTTTTAAACAGGTAGGTTTTAAGTTTGGACAATGGTTAGATGCTGCTTTTTATCAGTTAAACCTAAATACGCCGTTTGAACCAGTTGATGGATAA
- a CDS encoding XRE family transcriptional regulator, with protein MDDINIRIAHRIRELRLARGYTLDGLAARCQVSRSAISLIERGETSPTAVVLEKLAIGLEVPLTQIFTNETSSPSPQPLIHRDQQAQWQDPETGYIRRTVSPPNLKLPFQIVEIEFPPHSRITYEISESTKVVQQQLWVVEGKIDIQLGKNSYALCQGDCLAMQLDQPVIYSNNSSQIARYILVVSNQLLSAVKESL; from the coding sequence ATGGATGATATCAACATCAGGATTGCGCATCGAATACGAGAGTTACGTTTGGCTCGTGGATATACGCTAGATGGACTTGCAGCCAGATGCCAAGTAAGCCGCTCAGCTATTTCTTTAATTGAAAGAGGGGAAACTAGTCCAACCGCAGTTGTACTTGAAAAGTTAGCAATTGGGCTTGAAGTGCCTTTAACTCAAATTTTTACAAATGAAACAAGTAGCCCCTCACCTCAACCGCTTATTCACCGTGACCAACAAGCCCAATGGCAAGATCCAGAAACTGGCTATATTCGCCGTACCGTTTCACCACCTAATTTAAAATTGCCATTTCAGATTGTTGAAATTGAGTTTCCGCCGCATTCTCGAATTACTTATGAAATTAGTGAAAGTACCAAAGTTGTACAACAGCAACTTTGGGTCGTTGAAGGAAAAATTGATATTCAATTAGGTAAAAATTCTTATGCATTATGCCAAGGGGATTGCTTGGCAATGCAATTAGATCAACCTGTTATATATAGCAATAATTCATCTCAAATCGCTCGTTATATTTTAGTCGTTTCTAATCAACTCTTGTCTGCTGTTAAGGAATCTTTATGA
- the ruvC gene encoding crossover junction endodeoxyribonuclease RuvC, with protein MALIIGIDPGSRLTGYGIIEKDGSKLRFVDAGTIRTETQEMPERLKRIFAGVERIVKFHGPTEAAVEQVFMAQNPDSALKLGQARGAAIAALVNLDLQVAEYTARQIKQSVVGYGAADKEQVQMMVMRLLNLTIKPQSDAADALAAAICHAHASGSMSKLSVLNALGGMARGRSRSSSRRR; from the coding sequence ATGGCATTGATTATTGGAATTGACCCAGGTTCACGCTTAACAGGTTATGGAATCATTGAAAAAGATGGTAGTAAGCTGCGTTTTGTCGATGCCGGTACAATCCGAACTGAAACTCAAGAAATGCCAGAACGCTTAAAACGTATTTTTGCTGGTGTTGAGCGCATTGTGAAATTTCATGGGCCTACTGAAGCTGCAGTTGAGCAAGTTTTTATGGCTCAAAACCCAGACTCTGCCTTAAAACTGGGTCAAGCCCGTGGTGCTGCCATAGCCGCATTAGTTAATTTAGATTTACAAGTTGCTGAATATACCGCCCGTCAAATTAAACAGTCAGTAGTTGGTTATGGTGCTGCGGATAAAGAGCAAGTACAAATGATGGTCATGCGATTACTTAATCTGACCATTAAACCTCAATCCGATGCAGCCGATGCCCTTGCTGCTGCCATTTGTCATGCGCATGCCTCGGGAAGTATGAGCAAACTATCTGTTCTTAATGCTTTAGGTGGTATGGCACGTGGACGCAGTCGCTCTAGTAGCCGTAGACGTTAA
- a CDS encoding NAD(P)H-hydrate dehydratase has product MQGVVYHSQDIQAWEQRWFAAQNSSLGLMQQAAWSITRQLIILFENHSIKQIAVWCGQGNNAGDGYFIASYLKQAGFHVEIFAAELGDSIDLRHAVHFAKENHVQVHQSFEVNKTFDCHIDALFGIGLNRELNTYWQQTIHQFNVQTGLKISIDIPSGLHANTGSTLPCAIRADHTFTILGLKAGLFTGQGKEYAGQLHLMELIPIDQELKALAYLSSAPIKLPKRMAFGHKGSYGHVLVVGGHEQMGGAVIMAAEAAFHAGAGKVTVICHRNHHQAILSRAPNIMLRDINKFDENDIKDILSQVDAVCFGMGLGRDDWAEKIYQQWINSLNQSKQLETVLDADALWFLAQQPEKLSSHIYATPHPGEAATLLGCSTVQIENDRIATIYALQHKYAGQWVLKGAGSLILDDNLYICTEGNAGMGTGGMGDVLAGMIASLKAQFHKGITLHEIVTLHAQAGDRLAQQGMRGLQAFEMNQAITQVVNQ; this is encoded by the coding sequence ATGCAGGGAGTAGTTTATCATAGCCAAGATATTCAGGCATGGGAGCAGCGTTGGTTTGCTGCGCAAAACTCATCATTAGGCTTAATGCAGCAAGCAGCTTGGTCAATCACTCGACAACTCATCATACTTTTTGAAAATCATTCAATTAAACAAATTGCTGTATGGTGTGGACAGGGTAATAACGCAGGCGATGGTTACTTTATAGCAAGTTATCTGAAGCAAGCCGGATTTCATGTAGAAATATTTGCGGCTGAATTGGGCGATTCAATCGATTTACGCCATGCTGTCCATTTTGCAAAAGAAAATCATGTACAAGTACATCAGAGCTTTGAAGTGAATAAAACCTTTGATTGCCATATTGATGCGTTATTTGGAATAGGTTTAAATCGGGAGCTAAATACTTATTGGCAACAGACGATTCACCAATTTAATGTACAAACTGGTTTGAAAATTTCGATTGATATACCGAGTGGATTACATGCAAATACAGGATCTACCTTGCCTTGCGCAATACGGGCTGATCATACATTTACTATTTTAGGGCTTAAAGCAGGGTTATTTACTGGTCAAGGTAAAGAATACGCTGGGCAACTTCATTTAATGGAATTAATTCCAATAGACCAAGAATTGAAAGCTCTAGCTTATTTGTCATCTGCACCTATTAAACTTCCTAAACGTATGGCATTTGGGCACAAGGGAAGCTATGGGCATGTTTTGGTCGTTGGTGGTCATGAGCAAATGGGTGGTGCTGTCATTATGGCTGCTGAAGCTGCTTTTCATGCAGGAGCAGGTAAAGTGACGGTAATTTGTCATCGTAACCATCATCAGGCGATTTTGTCACGAGCTCCTAATATTATGCTCCGTGATATTAATAAGTTCGATGAAAATGACATCAAAGATATTTTGTCTCAAGTTGATGCAGTATGCTTTGGAATGGGACTAGGACGAGATGATTGGGCCGAAAAAATCTATCAACAATGGATTAATTCGTTAAATCAAAGTAAGCAACTAGAGACTGTGTTAGACGCAGATGCATTGTGGTTTCTAGCTCAACAACCTGAAAAATTGAGCTCACACATTTATGCAACACCTCACCCTGGTGAAGCTGCTACATTACTTGGTTGCTCTACAGTGCAAATTGAAAATGACCGAATTGCTACAATTTATGCTTTACAACACAAATATGCTGGCCAATGGGTGCTTAAAGGGGCAGGTAGCTTAATTTTAGACGATAATCTGTATATCTGTACCGAAGGAAACGCGGGCATGGGAACTGGTGGAATGGGAGATGTTTTAGCAGGCATGATTGCAAGCTTAAAAGCCCAGTTCCACAAAGGAATTACATTACATGAAATTGTTACCCTGCATGCTCAGGCAGGTGACCGACTTGCACAACAAGGTATGCGTGGTTTACAGGCTTTTGAGATGAATCAGGCAATTACTCAAGTCGTAAATCAATAA
- the queG gene encoding tRNA epoxyqueuosine(34) reductase QueG, with protein sequence MTSSNTSRIAVQQIDPYELKAWIKTQALDLGFADCVIAKPDAQEQMPRFLEYLERGYHADMTYLEENLEKRADPTLLVPGTKSIICVRMNYLVESPKPRYVPFEPNSAIIARYARGRDYHKVMRGRLKTLATRIREKVGDFESRPFADSAPIFEKSLAESAGMGWTGKHTLLIHKKSGSFFVLGELFTSLDLPFDEPATAHCGSCSACIDICPTQAIVEPYMLDARRCIAYLTIEYKGIIAEELRSGIGNRIFGCDDCQLICPWNSFAKTASITDFNPRHGLDNINLLDIWQWDEATFLANTEGSPIRRTGYQSFKRNIAIGLGNAPYSKEIVDQLHNGKNLHDEIVNVHIDWAIEQQLHQLELSN encoded by the coding sequence ATGACATCTTCCAACACATCACGCATTGCAGTGCAACAAATTGATCCTTATGAACTAAAAGCATGGATCAAGACTCAAGCATTAGACTTGGGTTTTGCTGATTGTGTCATTGCAAAACCAGATGCTCAAGAGCAAATGCCACGTTTTTTAGAATACCTTGAACGTGGTTATCATGCAGATATGACTTATTTAGAAGAAAATCTAGAAAAGCGAGCTGATCCGACCTTATTAGTTCCTGGCACAAAAAGTATTATTTGCGTCCGCATGAATTATCTTGTGGAATCTCCAAAACCTCGATATGTACCTTTCGAACCCAACTCTGCCATTATTGCCCGATATGCACGTGGTCGTGATTACCATAAAGTCATGCGCGGCAGATTGAAAACTTTAGCAACGCGGATTCGTGAAAAAGTGGGAGATTTTGAGTCTCGTCCCTTTGCTGACTCGGCCCCTATTTTCGAGAAATCACTAGCAGAAAGTGCTGGTATGGGATGGACGGGTAAACACACATTGCTCATCCATAAAAAATCCGGTTCTTTTTTTGTATTAGGGGAGCTATTTACATCTCTAGATTTACCTTTTGATGAGCCTGCAACAGCACATTGTGGTTCGTGTAGCGCATGTATTGATATTTGCCCGACACAAGCAATTGTTGAGCCTTATATGCTTGATGCAAGACGCTGTATTGCATATTTAACCATTGAATATAAAGGAATCATTGCAGAAGAATTACGCTCAGGTATTGGTAATCGCATCTTTGGTTGTGATGATTGCCAATTAATTTGCCCATGGAACAGTTTTGCCAAAACTGCATCTATTACCGATTTCAATCCTAGACATGGCTTAGATAATATTAATCTGCTTGATATCTGGCAGTGGGATGAAGCTACTTTTTTAGCAAATACCGAAGGTAGTCCGATTCGCCGAACAGGCTATCAATCGTTTAAACGTAATATTGCCATTGGCTTAGGAAATGCCCCTTATTCAAAAGAAATTGTAGATCAGCTACACAACGGTAAAAATTTACATGACGAAATCGTCAATGTGCATATTGATTGGGCAATTGAACAACAACTTCATCAACTTGAGCTATCAAATTAA
- the bioB gene encoding biotin synthase BioB, protein MTLRNDWNREEIQALYEQPFLDLVFKAQQVHREHFTANTIQVSTLLSIKTGKCPEDCKYCSQSAHYESKLEAEKRIAVEKVISEAKAAKDSGSSRFCMGAAWRNPHERDMPYVLEMVREVKALGMETCMTLGMLNQSQAERLKDAGLDYYNHNLDTSREYYSHIISTRTFDDRLNTLDYVRQAGMKVCSGGIVGLGESREDRIGLLHELATLPIHPESVPINMLVPIEGTPLADVEKLDVIEWIRTIAVARIVMPHSYIRLSAGRESLSDSDQALAFMAGANSLFSGDKLLTTPNAGEGKDQALFNKLGLTAEKPKPTVSDLSVDAMSA, encoded by the coding sequence ATGACTCTACGTAATGATTGGAATCGTGAAGAAATCCAAGCTTTATATGAACAACCTTTTTTGGATTTAGTTTTCAAGGCTCAGCAAGTACATCGTGAGCACTTCACTGCCAATACAATTCAGGTCAGTACCCTTTTATCGATTAAAACGGGTAAATGTCCTGAAGATTGCAAATACTGCTCACAATCGGCACATTACGAATCAAAACTAGAAGCAGAAAAACGTATTGCTGTTGAAAAAGTGATTAGCGAAGCAAAAGCTGCAAAAGATTCGGGTTCATCTCGTTTTTGTATGGGTGCTGCTTGGCGCAACCCACATGAGCGCGATATGCCTTATGTACTAGAAATGGTGCGCGAAGTTAAAGCATTAGGTATGGAAACCTGCATGACTTTAGGTATGCTTAACCAATCTCAAGCAGAACGTTTAAAAGACGCTGGTTTAGATTACTACAACCATAACCTTGATACGTCTCGTGAATACTATTCTCATATTATTAGTACCCGTACTTTTGATGATCGTTTAAATACACTTGATTATGTTCGTCAAGCTGGCATGAAAGTATGTAGTGGCGGTATTGTAGGTTTAGGTGAAAGCCGTGAAGACCGTATTGGTTTGTTACATGAATTAGCTACCTTACCTATTCATCCAGAATCTGTGCCAATTAACATGCTTGTTCCAATTGAAGGCACTCCATTAGCTGATGTTGAAAAACTAGACGTTATCGAGTGGATTCGTACAATTGCTGTAGCACGTATTGTTATGCCACATAGCTATATTCGTTTATCAGCTGGTCGTGAATCTTTAAGTGATTCAGATCAAGCTCTAGCATTTATGGCTGGTGCAAACTCTCTGTTCTCTGGTGATAAATTGCTTACCACTCCAAATGCAGGCGAAGGTAAAGACCAAGCCTTATTTAACAAACTAGGTTTAACTGCTGAAAAACCAAAACCTACAGTTTCTGATTTGTCAGTAGATGCAATGAGTGCTTAA
- a CDS encoding fimbrial protein: MKKFIFIAATSLFNITAAQAADGTITINGLVTDNTCTIDTGDKNLTVNLPTVSSQSLKNTGDVAGRTPFQINLTNCASAGKVATYFEPGATVDFNTGRLLNQATSGAAANVNIQLLGSNNAVIPVLAKGASGAQDNSQWVNVSAGGNADLNYYAEYYATGASTAGTVTSQVKYTIIYQ; this comes from the coding sequence ATGAAAAAATTTATTTTTATTGCGGCTACTTCTCTTTTTAATATTACAGCAGCACAAGCAGCGGACGGTACAATAACGATTAATGGTTTAGTAACAGATAATACATGTACGATTGACACAGGAGATAAAAATCTTACTGTAAACCTACCAACTGTATCATCTCAATCTTTAAAAAATACTGGTGATGTTGCAGGCCGCACACCCTTTCAAATTAATTTAACGAATTGTGCATCAGCAGGTAAAGTTGCTACCTATTTTGAACCAGGTGCAACGGTCGACTTTAATACTGGTCGCTTATTAAACCAAGCTACATCTGGTGCAGCTGCTAATGTCAATATTCAGTTATTAGGAAGCAACAATGCAGTAATTCCTGTACTGGCTAAAGGAGCTTCAGGTGCACAAGATAATTCACAGTGGGTGAATGTTTCTGCTGGTGGTAATGCTGATCTTAACTATTATGCTGAATATTACGCTACGGGTGCATCTACTGCTGGTACTGTAACCTCACAGGTTAAATACACCATTATCTATCAATAA
- a CDS encoding fimbria/pilus periplasmic chaperone has product MLFCGRQFFWGMAFLHVAIATTAHAEIVLHGTRVIYPSDAREVSLQLSNNGTAPSLVQAWIDDGNAKSTPDESTVPFIITPPISRVEPTKGQTLRITALPNASQLNQNKESVFWLNVLDIPPRPEGKKQDNNEVLPNNFLQLAIRSRIKFFYRPVNLKEAIDTSSEKIQWKKNDETLLIKNPTPYHITISSIFQDVNGKKIDLLKQGLMLSPFSEDQIKLKNNNINNMSFIYINDYGGRIEQKIRL; this is encoded by the coding sequence ATGCTTTTTTGTGGTCGTCAGTTTTTTTGGGGAATGGCTTTTCTACATGTAGCAATTGCTACTACAGCCCATGCCGAAATAGTACTTCATGGTACACGCGTTATATATCCATCAGACGCTAGAGAAGTGAGCTTACAACTCAGCAACAATGGTACTGCACCCTCTCTTGTTCAGGCATGGATAGATGATGGCAATGCTAAATCGACGCCCGATGAGTCAACTGTACCTTTTATTATTACTCCTCCTATTTCGCGCGTAGAACCGACTAAAGGACAAACCTTAAGAATTACAGCATTACCTAATGCATCTCAGTTAAATCAAAATAAAGAAAGTGTTTTTTGGCTTAATGTTTTAGATATTCCTCCAAGACCCGAAGGTAAAAAACAAGACAATAATGAAGTATTACCTAATAACTTCCTTCAATTAGCGATTCGTTCACGGATTAAATTCTTTTATCGACCAGTGAATTTAAAAGAAGCTATTGATACATCCAGTGAAAAAATTCAGTGGAAGAAAAATGATGAAACGTTGCTTATTAAAAACCCAACGCCATATCACATTACAATTAGCTCAATTTTTCAGGACGTAAACGGCAAAAAAATAGACTTATTAAAACAAGGTTTAATGCTATCCCCTTTTTCTGAAGACCAAATAAAACTTAAAAATAACAATATAAACAATATGAGCTTTATTTATATAAACGATTACGGCGGGCGAATTGAGCAAAAAATAAGGCTGTAA
- a CDS encoding fimbria/pilus outer membrane usher protein encodes MSKWFIPRICFKKRTTYYVVCTIAINVPLAAYASDNITGVNVLKADFDTNFLVGNAHKIDIGRFKYGNPILPGEYSLDVYINGLWLGKRKFLFKTTNSNENAKTCFTVNMLLEYGVKPEVLHKEATHSATCNDLGEWIKDAFYLFDSSRLRIDISIPQVALQKNAQGYVDPHLWDRGINAAFFAYNASAYRIVNNNHETNHAFMGTNVGINLYDWQLRHTGQWKWQDHNEIQNKISSYTSNNTYAQKAFPKLNSVVTLGDYFTNSNFFDALPYRGINIASDDRMLPNSLLGYAPQIRGYAKTNAKVEVRQQGNLIYQTTVTPGSFEINDLYPTGFGGELQISIYETNGEVQKFSIPYSSVVEMLRPKMSRYSFTLGQFRDANISLKPWLLQGKYQRGINNYLTSYAGFQAAEHYQSFLIGSAFTTPIGAIAFDVTQSKAEFDQMPTLTGQSYRLSYNRLFAPTNTNLTLATYRYSTENYLKLRDSILIQDLQQRNIDSFSVGKQKSEFQITLNQNLPNQWGNFYLVGSWINYWNQPTRNQQFQFGYSNQFKDLTYSVSAITHELDQENQRSEHETQYLLSLSFPLKYKKNTVNFNSSISEDNPTLGMSGFIGNRFEYGSSVSYQDQGQTSVNINGTYRTNYTTVGASFSQSDAYQQEMINLNGSVVAHSQGILFGPDQAQTMVLVYAPEATGARVGNTTGLSINKKGYAVIPYVTPYRLNDISLDPQGMPSNVELSETSHRIAPYAGSITKVNFSTKTGYALFISTQIPNGGHLPFAAQVFNQNNEVVGIVAQGSRIYLRTPLTHDHLYVKWGESNTEECQLEYDIQSKISQEKQSIIMTEAICK; translated from the coding sequence ATGTCAAAATGGTTCATACCCCGTATATGCTTTAAAAAGCGCACTACATATTATGTAGTATGTACTATAGCCATTAATGTGCCCTTAGCTGCATATGCTTCAGACAATATAACTGGGGTAAATGTCTTAAAAGCAGACTTTGATACTAATTTTTTAGTAGGCAATGCACACAAAATTGATATTGGTCGATTTAAATATGGTAATCCCATTTTACCTGGTGAATATAGTCTTGATGTCTATATTAATGGACTGTGGTTAGGCAAACGTAAGTTTCTTTTTAAAACAACAAATTCTAATGAAAATGCAAAGACCTGTTTTACAGTAAATATGCTTTTAGAGTACGGGGTCAAACCTGAGGTACTCCATAAAGAAGCAACTCACTCAGCTACTTGTAATGATTTAGGTGAATGGATCAAAGATGCTTTTTATTTATTTGATAGTTCTCGGTTAAGAATTGATATTTCGATCCCACAAGTTGCTTTACAAAAAAATGCTCAAGGATATGTCGATCCACATTTATGGGACCGTGGTATCAACGCAGCTTTTTTTGCTTACAATGCTTCAGCCTATCGTATTGTAAATAACAATCATGAAACAAATCATGCTTTTATGGGTACGAATGTCGGTATAAATCTTTATGACTGGCAATTACGCCATACTGGGCAATGGAAATGGCAAGATCACAACGAAATCCAGAATAAGATCTCTTCTTACACATCAAATAATACATACGCCCAAAAGGCATTTCCTAAACTCAATAGTGTCGTCACTTTAGGAGATTATTTTACCAATAGTAATTTTTTCGATGCCCTACCTTATCGCGGAATTAATATAGCAAGTGATGACCGCATGCTGCCTAATAGTTTGCTTGGATATGCTCCTCAAATTCGAGGTTATGCAAAGACTAATGCAAAAGTTGAAGTCCGCCAGCAAGGAAATTTAATTTATCAAACGACTGTTACACCCGGAAGTTTTGAAATTAATGATCTTTATCCCACAGGCTTCGGGGGTGAATTACAAATTTCCATATATGAAACTAATGGTGAAGTTCAAAAATTTTCTATTCCCTATTCTTCAGTCGTAGAGATGCTACGCCCAAAGATGAGCCGATATTCTTTTACTTTGGGACAGTTCAGAGATGCCAATATCAGTTTAAAACCATGGTTGTTACAAGGTAAATATCAAAGAGGTATTAATAACTATTTAACAAGCTATGCAGGGTTTCAAGCAGCTGAACATTATCAATCTTTTTTAATAGGCAGTGCATTTACTACCCCAATTGGTGCAATTGCATTTGATGTGACTCAATCAAAAGCCGAGTTTGATCAAATGCCAACACTGACAGGACAAAGTTACCGTTTAAGCTATAACCGCTTATTTGCTCCAACGAATACCAATTTGACTTTAGCCACCTATCGATACTCAACTGAAAATTATTTGAAATTAAGAGATTCAATTTTAATTCAAGACTTACAACAGCGAAATATTGATAGTTTTTCAGTTGGAAAACAAAAAAGTGAATTTCAGATCACATTAAATCAAAATCTTCCAAATCAATGGGGCAATTTTTACCTAGTAGGTTCATGGATTAATTACTGGAATCAACCCACTCGTAATCAACAATTTCAATTTGGATATAGTAATCAATTTAAGGATCTAACTTACAGTGTTTCGGCCATTACTCATGAACTTGACCAAGAAAATCAACGTTCAGAACACGAAACACAATATTTGTTGTCTTTATCTTTTCCACTTAAATATAAGAAAAATACGGTTAATTTTAACAGCTCTATATCCGAAGATAACCCAACTTTGGGCATGAGTGGTTTCATTGGAAACCGCTTTGAATATGGCTCATCAGTTTCATATCAAGACCAAGGCCAAACAAGCGTAAATATTAATGGGACTTATCGTACTAACTATACAACGGTGGGTGCTTCATTTAGTCAGTCTGATGCATATCAACAAGAAATGATTAATTTAAACGGAAGTGTGGTTGCGCATTCTCAAGGTATTTTATTTGGCCCGGATCAAGCTCAGACCATGGTATTGGTCTATGCACCTGAAGCTACTGGTGCACGGGTTGGCAATACAACAGGACTTAGCATTAATAAAAAAGGATATGCAGTTATCCCCTATGTTACCCCTTATCGTTTAAATGACATTAGCCTTGATCCTCAAGGAATGCCATCCAATGTTGAACTTTCGGAAACCAGTCACCGTATTGCACCGTATGCAGGCTCAATAACCAAAGTCAATTTCTCAACAAAAACAGGCTACGCTCTCTTTATTAGTACCCAAATACCTAATGGTGGCCATCTACCATTTGCCGCACAAGTTTTTAATCAAAACAACGAAGTGGTTGGAATAGTCGCTCAAGGAAGTCGAATTTACTTACGTACCCCACTAACCCATGATCATCTTTATGTGAAATGGGGAGAAAGTAATACCGAAGAATGTCAACTCGAATATGACATTCAATCAAAAATCTCACAGGAAAAACAATCAATTATTATGACAGAGGCAATCTGCAAATGA